A window of the Equus asinus isolate D_3611 breed Donkey chromosome 20, EquAss-T2T_v2, whole genome shotgun sequence genome harbors these coding sequences:
- the LOC106823669 gene encoding olfactory receptor 7G1-like, producing the protein MGHKNEANVSEFILLGLTDDPELQPFIFCLFLSMYLVTILGNLLIILAVISDSHLHKPMYFFLSNLSFSDICLSTTTIPKMLVNIQARNQSITYIGCLTQSCFVLVSVGLENCLLAVMAYDRYVAICHPLKYMVIMNSRFCGLMILLSLFISIVDALLHSLMVLQLTFCTNLEIPLFFCEVVQVIKLACSDTLINNIVIYFATSIFGGIPVCGIIFSYAQIFSSFLRMPSVAGKCKTFSTCGSHLSVVCLFYGTGLGMYINSALTKFSINTAVASVMYTAVPQMLNPFIYSLRNRDMKKALRKLIGKIPFVFQ; encoded by the coding sequence ATGGGACacaaaaatgaagcaaatgttTCAGAATTCATTCTCCTGGGATTGACAGATGATCCAGAACTGCAGccttttattttctgccttttcctgTCCATGTACCTGGTCACCATCTTAGGAAACCTGCTGATCATCCTGgctgtcatctctgactctcaCCTCCACAaacccatgtacttctttctttccaatctgtccTTTAGTGACATCTGTTTAAGCACAACCACAATCCCAAAGATGCTAGTGAACATCCAAGCACGTAATCAAAGCATCACTTATATAGGCTGCCTCACCCAGTCCTGCTTTGTTCTGGTTTCTGTTGGTTTGGAAAATTGTCTTCTTGCAGTCATGGCCTATGATCGCTACGTAGCCATTTGTCATCCACTGAAGTACATGGTCATCATGAACTCCCGCTTCTGTGGACTGATGATTCTACTCTCACTATTCATAAGCATTGTGGATGCCCTCCTCCACAGTCTGATGGTATTGCAGCTGACCTTCTGCACAAACCTGGAAATACCACTATTTTTTTGTGAAGTCGTTCAGGTCATAAAACTTGCATGTTCTGATACCCTCATCAATAACATTGTGATATACTTTGCTACTAGCATATTTGGTGGTATTCCTGTGTGTGGAATCATTTTCTCTTACGCTCAaatattctcctcttttttgagAATGCCATCAGTGGCTGGAAAGTGTAAAACTTTTTCCACTTGTGGTTCTCATCTCTCAGTTGTATGCTTGTTTTATGGGACAGGTTTGGGAATGTACATTAATTCAGCTCTTACTAAGTTTTCCATAAATACTGCAGTGGCTTCAGTGATGTACACTGCTGTCCCTCAAatgctgaaccccttcatctatAGCCTGAGGAACAGAGATATGAAAAAAGCCTTGAGAAAACTCATTGGTAAAATACCATTTGTTTTTCAGTAG